TCACGATCACCTGCCTGCACGCCAAGCGCTCGGCCATCCAATGAAGTGCTGACCAACTTGGCGGGTTTTCTGAGAACCCTCAAAGCCCCTGCGGAGCAGTGGACCGATGCCGACCGCCTACGAGCGATTCTCACCCGCGCGTTCGCCACATGCATGCGCTCCACAGCGGGCCCTTCGACCTTGTCGATCTCAAAAACTGCGCCCACATGACCCGTTGACTGCCGTTTTTAGGATTATCGTCCCTTGGGCATCCATTTCTTCGCCCGGTCTTCCGCTTCGGCGATCTGTCCTGGCGTCATCCGAATGACAACCGCGTCGCGAGATTCAGCGGCACGTTTCTCACCATGGGCAATCGAAAGGCTGTACCACATGTGGGCTTCAATAAGGCTCTGAGGCACGGCGCGCCCCCGTTCATACATCATCCCCAGTTTCGCGAAGGCCAACGCATTCCGTTGCTCCGCGGCCCTCTGAAACCAAAACAACGCCATGGGGTCACTGTACGGGGCGCCTCGTCCAAGGGAATAGAGGGTTCCTAGGTTGACTTGTGCGTTAGCGTGTCCCTGGTCAGCGGCCTTTTTAAACCAATCCTTTGCCTCATGATAGTTTTGTGGAAGACCCCGCCCTTCGCTATACCGTAACCCCAATTCATTTTGCGCATTGGGATCGCCGGCCTGAGCGCGCTTGAGGACCTCGCTCACGGCTGGCCCGTCAATGAGCGGGCGTGGCGGACTAGGAGGGGGAGCGGTGCAGTTTGACGCGAAAATGGCCATCAAGATAATTCCTGCGAGAGTCACACACTGGTAGAGTGGCAACTGGTGATCCATTCTGACTGATCGTGAACGCGATGGATAGCTGCTGGCCGGTTAGCAAACCATCGGCAAATATCCTACGCAGCCAGAAGGGGCGACTGCAAGCATGAAGTGTCGTAACGGACAGATGGCTGGAACCTTGAAGGATGACACAGCCTCCGAAGGCCTGCGCGTGGCTAATTCGGGATTGCCGACACGGAAGCGAAGGCTTCAAGAACCGCATCTCGGTTGGTGGTCTCCGGTACAGAGTGTACGCAGGAGAAACCCATCGGCTACTGTTCTTGAACTGGATTTGTGGCCTTGGGTTTCCAATTTCGTGCGAGAAATTGGGCCTGTGCGATTTGAGTCGGCGTCATGTTCCTGGCCAGACGATCTCGCCATTTCGCTCCGTCTTCATGGCCGTTAGCCGCAGCCAAGTTGTACCACTGGTAGGCTTGGACGACATCCTTGGGAACTCCCCGTGCCCTTTCGTAATATGTGGCGATCACGAACATCGCCGGCCCATGCCGCTGGTCCGCGGCAAGGCGGCACCACCGTAGAGCTTCCTGATAGTCCTGGGGCATTCCACGCCCGATGTCCGATAGCACGCAGAGCCGATAGAATGCACCGACATGTCGCTGGGTGGCCGCCATGCGGTACCAGCGAACGGCTTCCCTGTGGTCTTTCGGCAAGGCGGTCTCATATCGCATGCCAAGATTGTACTGATCCTCGGCGCTTCCTTGTTCTGCGGTTGCCTGTAATTCGTCGATACGGGACACTGTGTCCCGCACGTCGACGTAGGGAGATTTTGGCGGATCCATGCATGCCGATAGGGTGCAGAGGACGGTCATCATGATGAGATTTCCCGAGCAGCGCCCCATAATCCCTTCTCCTTCGAAATAATCCTGCGTCTGTTGTCTTGCGATTCTCATCCGACAAGCAGCAACGCAGAGGCCACTCTAACACATCTCGCTCTCTAGAAATCCACCAAACCTAACACACGAGCACCGTCTTGCCCTTCGACGTTCCTGTTGATTTCGCCGCAGAGAAAAGCTATCTGTTAGCATCGGCACGAAGGTGAGATCTTGGCTCTAGTCGCTCCGCGGGACATCATGAGAAGCGCGTTCTTTGTAGGAACTTTCTTGCTCGTCTCCGCGTTATCGGCTCAGGCGCAGCAAGAGTTTTCGCCTGCGGCGGTCGAGAAGGGCGTGCTCCTGGTAGCCAGTCCCTCGCTAAGCGATCCGAACTTCCACCAAACCGTCCTGCTTATTATCGAACACGGACGAGGCGGGACAGTCGGCCTCATTCTGAACCGCCCCACGAACGTACTCCTGTCCGAAGTCTTGCCGGATTTTACTGTACTGAAGCGCACCCCCTACCGATTGTTTGCCGGTGGGCCGGTCAACCAAACGCAACTGGTCCTGTTGTTCCGGCTCACGCGAGTCTTGCCTGATACACGTCAGATCGTCGGTGGAATTTATGTGGGCACACCGCGCGTCCTGGAACGCATCATGACTCAACCTAAACCGACCGAAACATTTCGAGCGTTTGCCGGATTTGCCGGGTGGGCACCTGGACAGCTCGAACATGAAATGCTCGAAGGAGCATGGGGTATCTTGCCGTCGGATGCGTTCAGCATTTTCGACAAAGACCCGGCCACCCTCTGGCCGGACAGCATCACCCGTCTTCAGGCCCCTAAGAGCATTTCCCATTGAGTGATTTTGCTGAGTCTGGCAGGGATTGCAGAAGCTATATTGTACGAAGCGTCCTCGAACATGGAATCCGCATGGTGGGGTCATCCGTTATGTGGCGTAGTGAAGTTCCCCTCGTTTTTTGGACAGGTCGTGAAGCCAAGATTGCGGTAGAACGACCGTCGGAAAACCCGGGAGCTACACATGGCCCAGAAACGGAGGACACATGGGGAGGAGTTCAACGCGCGGGTGGCAGTGGAGGCGATTAAGGGGATACGGACGCTGAGTGAATTGCGTGCGGCTCATGGTGTTCATCCCACGGTCATTGCCCATTGGAAGCGGCCGTTGGTGAAAGGCGCCCCGGAAGTATTCCGACGGGGCTTGGGGGGAGGCCGCAGCGAGGAGACGGTGACGGCACCCCTGTATCAGGAGGGCCAGCTCAAGATGGAGCTGGAGTGGCTTAAAAAAAGCTCTGAGCGTGTCGCCGGAGGACCGACGAGAATGGCTTCAAGCAGATTGCACGTCGTTGTCGATTGCGCAGCGGTGTGCCTTGGTGGGGCTGGCGCGGTCGACGTCCTAGTCCGAGCCGGTGTCCGAGAGCGGAGCGAACCTGGCGTTGCTGCGCTGATCGATCGGCTGTATGTGCAGCGGCCGTTTTACGGGGTGCCGCGGATGACCGCCTGGCTGCCGACCCTGGGTCATGCGGTCAACCACAAGCGGGGCGAACGACTGATGCGGGTCATGGGGGGGCGGGCGGTGCTGCCGGGGTCGCATACGAGCCGGCCGCAGCCGGAACATCGGCGGTCCCCGTATTTGTTGAGGACGCTCGCGGGGGTCAGAGCCAACCAGGTGTGGTGCGCGGCCATCACGTATGTGCCGCTGCGGCGGGGATTCCTGTACCTGGTGGCGATCATGGACTGGTTCAGCCGCTACGTCGTGGCCTGGGAGTTGGGCAACACCCTGGACACCGGCTTTTGTGTCGAGGCGCTGAGACGGGCCTTGGCCAGGGGGTGCCCAGAGAGTTGCAGCACCGATCAGGGGGCCCAATTCACCAGCCAGAAGGGCCTCGCGTGTGTGGAAGGGGCCGGGGTGCGTGTCAGCATGGATGGACGGGGTCGTGCGCTGGACAACGTCTTCGTCGAGCGGCTGTGGCGGAGCGTGACCTACGAGGAGATCTATCTGCGGGAGTATGCCGATGGGGCGGAGGCCTGGCGGGGGTTGCAGCGGTATGTTGCGTTCTACAACGTCGAACGACGCCACCAGAGTCTGGGACGTCGCACCCCGGCCGAGGTGCATTTCGGGTGAAAAATGGGGCTACTTAGGTAGGGACTCGCGGGAGATCGCTCCGGATAACCGATCCTGGTGCGAAGTTGTGAGCGGCCCCCCAGCCCGGAACCATAGAAGGAGCCCGGCGGGCCCTGAACGAAAGGAGGAGACCCGACAGAAATCCATGAGCGTAAGTTCGGAGAAAACCTGTCCAAACAATGGGGGGAAGCTCAACACTCGGAAGGAAAAATGATGGGT
The nucleotide sequence above comes from Nitrospira sp.. Encoded proteins:
- a CDS encoding tetratricopeptide repeat protein; the protein is MAIFASNCTAPPPSPPRPLIDGPAVSEVLKRAQAGDPNAQNELGLRYSEGRGLPQNYHEAKDWFKKAADQGHANAQVNLGTLYSLGRGAPYSDPMALFWFQRAAEQRNALAFAKLGMMYERGRAVPQSLIEAHMWYSLSIAHGEKRAAESRDAVVIRMTPGQIAEAEDRAKKWMPKGR
- a CDS encoding tetratricopeptide repeat protein, producing the protein MGRCSGNLIMMTVLCTLSACMDPPKSPYVDVRDTVSRIDELQATAEQGSAEDQYNLGMRYETALPKDHREAVRWYRMAATQRHVGAFYRLCVLSDIGRGMPQDYQEALRWCRLAADQRHGPAMFVIATYYERARGVPKDVVQAYQWYNLAAANGHEDGAKWRDRLARNMTPTQIAQAQFLARNWKPKATNPVQEQ
- a CDS encoding YqgE/AlgH family protein yields the protein MRSAFFVGTFLLVSALSAQAQQEFSPAAVEKGVLLVASPSLSDPNFHQTVLLIIEHGRGGTVGLILNRPTNVLLSEVLPDFTVLKRTPYRLFAGGPVNQTQLVLLFRLTRVLPDTRQIVGGIYVGTPRVLERIMTQPKPTETFRAFAGFAGWAPGQLEHEMLEGAWGILPSDAFSIFDKDPATLWPDSITRLQAPKSISH
- a CDS encoding IS3 family transposase; this encodes MAQKRRTHGEEFNARVAVEAIKGIRTLSELRAAHGVHPTVIAHWKRPLVKGAPEVFRRGLGGGRSEETVTAPLYQEGQLKMELEWLKKSSERVAGGPTRMASSRLHVVVDCAAVCLGGAGAVDVLVRAGVRERSEPGVAALIDRLYVQRPFYGVPRMTAWLPTLGHAVNHKRGERLMRVMGGRAVLPGSHTSRPQPEHRRSPYLLRTLAGVRANQVWCAAITYVPLRRGFLYLVAIMDWFSRYVVAWELGNTLDTGFCVEALRRALARGCPESCSTDQGAQFTSQKGLACVEGAGVRVSMDGRGRALDNVFVERLWRSVTYEEIYLREYADGAEAWRGLQRYVAFYNVERRHQSLGRRTPAEVHFG